One Pseudofrancisella aestuarii genomic region harbors:
- a CDS encoding ABC transporter ATP-binding protein, whose translation MSKTPKKPLVTIKNLSKQFDDGHLAVDSINLDVYPKEFFSLLGGSGSGKSTLLRMLAGFEKPSDGKIIIDGVDMSNIPPYKRPVNMMFQSYALFPHMTIKQNIMFGLKQDRLPKEDIEKRTNAALKIIKMEHLAKRKPHQLSGGQRQRVALARCLAKRPKLILLDEPLSALDKNLRDQMQFELVDIQEQTGSTFIMVTHDQEEAMTMSTRIGIMSDGWLEQVSPPSEIYEFPKSKFVANFIGKSAIFEGRISKTSKNKSVIESDEAKTSFILERNIDGVEDQEIWVGLRPEKIFIDKEKPEDYDPKKPVNCIKGVVEDIAYLGGLSTYHVRTEGGKIVKSTDFNIERNADHPSWGDEVYLTWESQNIMVLYS comes from the coding sequence ATGTCTAAAACTCCTAAAAAACCCTTGGTTACTATAAAGAACCTATCAAAACAGTTTGACGACGGTCATTTGGCAGTAGATAGCATCAACCTAGATGTTTATCCTAAAGAATTTTTTTCACTACTTGGAGGGTCTGGTAGTGGTAAAAGTACCTTATTACGAATGCTTGCCGGATTTGAAAAACCTTCTGATGGTAAAATCATTATTGATGGTGTCGATATGTCAAATATCCCGCCGTATAAAAGACCTGTAAACATGATGTTTCAATCATATGCACTATTCCCTCATATGACAATTAAACAAAATATTATGTTTGGCTTAAAGCAAGATAGATTACCAAAAGAAGATATAGAAAAAAGAACAAATGCTGCTCTTAAAATTATTAAAATGGAGCATCTTGCAAAAAGAAAGCCTCATCAACTTTCTGGTGGTCAAAGACAAAGAGTTGCATTAGCAAGATGTCTTGCAAAAAGACCTAAGCTAATATTACTAGATGAGCCCCTATCTGCTTTAGATAAAAATCTAAGAGATCAAATGCAGTTTGAACTTGTTGATATTCAAGAACAAACAGGTAGCACGTTTATCATGGTAACGCATGATCAAGAGGAAGCTATGACAATGTCAACTAGAATAGGAATCATGTCTGATGGTTGGCTAGAGCAAGTAAGTCCTCCATCAGAGATTTATGAATTCCCTAAAAGTAAATTTGTAGCTAACTTCATTGGAAAAAGTGCTATCTTTGAAGGTAGAATTAGCAAAACCTCAAAAAATAAGAGCGTAATTGAATCAGATGAAGCTAAAACATCATTCATATTAGAAAGAAATATAGATGGTGTAGAAGACCAGGAAATATGGGTAGGATTAAGACCTGAAAAGATATTCATTGATAAAGAAAAACCAGAAGATTATGATCCCAAAAAACCTGTAAACTGTATCAAAGGAGTAGTCGAAGATATTGCTTACTTAGGTGGACTATCTACATATCACGTAAGAACTGAAGGTGGCAAAATAGTTAAATCTACGGACTTTAATATAGAAAGAAATGCTGATCATCCTTCATGGGGTGATGAAGTATATTTAACGTGGGAATCACAAAATATAATGGTGTTATATTCATAA
- the rplU gene encoding 50S ribosomal protein L21, translating into MYAIIKSGGKQYKVKQGEVVKLEKLNLGIGDTVEFDTVLIGQTAEGEVKVGAPVVAGAKVVAEVVEQGRHQKVKIIKFRRRKHSMKQQGHRQYYTAVKVSSIQL; encoded by the coding sequence ATGTACGCAATCATAAAAAGTGGCGGGAAGCAATATAAAGTAAAACAAGGTGAAGTTGTTAAGTTAGAAAAGCTTAATCTTGGCATAGGCGATACAGTTGAGTTTGATACAGTTTTAATTGGTCAAACAGCTGAAGGAGAAGTGAAAGTTGGAGCTCCTGTAGTGGCTGGAGCTAAAGTAGTAGCTGAAGTAGTTGAGCAAGGTCGTCATCAAAAAGTTAAAATAATTAAATTCCGTCGTCGTAAGCATAGTATGAAGCAACAAGGACACCGTCAGTATTATACTGCGGTAAAAGTTTCATCAATTCAGTTATAA
- a CDS encoding DUF3301 domain-containing protein: MSIALYTLILLAIVFFLWRNFLKNKEFAIDVAHNVAKKNDISLLDETVCLRKIRVKLEHKRLCFYRAYSFDYNIMESFERYRAYIVLRNGFLDDVIISRTESVSAHEDTSISNANHERNVINFDE, encoded by the coding sequence ATGTCAATAGCTTTGTATACATTGATACTATTAGCAATTGTTTTTTTTCTTTGGAGAAATTTTCTTAAGAATAAAGAATTTGCTATAGATGTGGCACATAATGTGGCAAAGAAAAATGATATTTCTTTACTTGATGAGACGGTTTGTTTAAGAAAGATAAGAGTTAAGTTAGAGCATAAAAGATTGTGTTTTTATAGGGCATATTCATTTGATTATAATATTATGGAAAGCTTTGAAAGATATAGAGCATATATAGTATTACGAAATGGATTTTTAGATGATGTTATAATTTCAAGAACGGAATCTGTTTCTGCTCATGAAGATACAAGTATTTCTAACGCAAATCATGAGAGAAACGTTATCAATTTTGACGAATAA
- a CDS encoding glutathione S-transferase family protein has product MIHLYQLPKFKDKEYSMSPFCLKLELYFKAMGIDYVNQFSLELSKSPTGKMPYIETQGKKYADSGLIIDMLESESGNSLDSPLSKEQKAQAWAFIRMCEDNIYWVGVYSRWIDSDNATNWKSILQETVGMPKIMLNLLFPAMKRGVIKQLKGQGLLLLSKKEIYQKAEKDIKAIADFLNGRKYFFNGKLSLVDIVVFSMLVMSLNGSCSKRLLNIVKENNLENFIENINTKYFT; this is encoded by the coding sequence ATGATTCATTTATATCAGTTGCCGAAGTTTAAAGATAAAGAGTATAGTATGAGTCCTTTTTGTCTTAAGTTGGAGTTGTATTTTAAAGCTATGGGCATAGATTATGTAAATCAGTTTAGCCTTGAGTTAAGTAAGTCACCTACAGGAAAAATGCCATATATAGAAACTCAAGGTAAGAAATACGCAGACTCTGGGCTTATTATAGATATGTTAGAATCAGAGTCCGGTAACTCTTTAGATAGCCCTCTTTCAAAAGAGCAAAAAGCACAAGCTTGGGCTTTTATTAGAATGTGTGAGGATAATATATATTGGGTTGGTGTATATAGCAGATGGATTGATTCAGATAATGCCACAAATTGGAAAAGTATTCTTCAAGAAACTGTTGGTATGCCAAAAATAATGTTGAATTTATTATTTCCAGCAATGAAGAGAGGAGTTATTAAGCAACTTAAAGGGCAGGGATTATTATTGTTGTCTAAAAAAGAGATTTATCAAAAGGCTGAGAAAGATATTAAAGCAATAGCAGATTTTCTTAATGGAAGGAAATATTTTTTTAATGGAAAATTATCATTGGTCGATATTGTTGTATTTAGTATGTTAGTGATGTCGTTAAATGGAAGTTGCAGCAAGAGACTTTTAAATATTGTCAAAGAAAATAATTTAGAGAATTTTATAGAAAATATTAATACAAAATATTTCACTTAG
- the rpmA gene encoding 50S ribosomal protein L27 — protein MAHKKAGGSTRNGRDSNPKYLGVKRYGGEFVKAGTIIIRQRGTKVHPGSNVGCGKDHTLFALQDGHVKFHTGGALNRKLVSVEA, from the coding sequence ATGGCTCACAAGAAAGCTGGTGGTAGTACTAGAAACGGTAGAGATTCTAACCCTAAGTATTTAGGTGTTAAAAGATATGGTGGTGAATTTGTAAAAGCGGGTACTATTATTATTCGTCAAAGAGGTACTAAAGTTCATCCTGGTAGTAATGTTGGTTGTGGTAAAGATCATACATTATTTGCTTTACAAGATGGACATGTTAAGTTCCACACAGGTGGTGCTTTAAATCGTAAATTAGTTTCTGTAGAAGCTTAA
- a CDS encoding carotenoid oxygenase family protein — translation MSLFYLKGLDNVTQECKDILLNPEVDNLPNWFDGKILRIGPAKFNIGNQKLNHWFDGLAMVYKFEKIGNDIVFSNSFLKSPQYRANLKNKILFDEFATLSPKNKLQKILTSIKRILKISKERPSCNVNFMKAGKNLLAITEVTNTIKLENDGISTSGEYSFNDDIKGQITCAHPQYDPDTKEQFNFAVSIGKDFEYSVFRMKNEEEKRNIICKFKSKDFFYSHSLFLTKNYIILYAGPLRAKATSFLTKTFNESLYYKKDARCEFIFIDRSSGDISKIDSERMLFLHSVNAYEKDGFVNLDIVAYLDELNPYDNLYLDKIKTGSFMMRTELRRYEIDILNKNSGYKILSKQNLEFPRINPGFLTKEYRYVYAAMQNQETSEEFFNGLVKLDLNNDQEDILLLDEGEYISEPIFIKKPKAIDEDDGVIFINVLDAKKDLSYISILNAKDLTLLYKAYLPIKIPFSLHGIYLK, via the coding sequence ATGAGTCTGTTTTATTTGAAAGGTTTAGACAACGTAACTCAAGAGTGTAAAGATATTTTATTAAATCCAGAAGTTGATAATTTACCAAATTGGTTTGATGGGAAAATCTTAAGAATAGGTCCAGCAAAATTTAATATAGGAAATCAAAAGTTAAATCATTGGTTTGATGGCTTAGCAATGGTTTATAAGTTTGAAAAGATAGGTAACGATATTGTTTTTAGTAATTCATTTTTAAAATCACCACAATATAGGGCGAATCTTAAAAATAAAATATTATTCGATGAGTTTGCCACATTATCTCCAAAGAATAAGCTTCAAAAAATACTTACATCAATTAAGCGTATACTAAAGATAAGTAAGGAAAGACCTAGCTGCAATGTTAACTTTATGAAAGCTGGAAAAAACTTACTTGCTATAACAGAAGTAACTAATACTATAAAACTTGAGAATGATGGTATTTCAACTTCGGGGGAATATAGTTTTAATGATGATATAAAAGGTCAAATCACTTGTGCTCATCCTCAATATGATCCAGATACTAAAGAACAGTTTAATTTTGCTGTAAGTATTGGAAAGGACTTTGAGTATAGTGTTTTTAGAATGAAAAACGAAGAAGAAAAGAGAAATATTATTTGTAAGTTTAAAAGTAAAGATTTCTTTTATTCTCATAGTTTGTTTTTAACTAAAAATTATATTATTTTATATGCTGGTCCACTACGAGCAAAAGCAACCTCTTTTTTAACAAAAACATTTAATGAAAGCTTATATTATAAAAAAGATGCTAGATGTGAGTTTATTTTTATTGATAGAAGTAGTGGAGATATTTCTAAAATTGATTCTGAGCGAATGCTATTTTTACATTCAGTTAATGCATATGAAAAAGATGGATTCGTTAACTTAGATATAGTTGCTTATTTAGATGAGCTAAATCCTTATGATAATTTGTATTTAGATAAGATAAAAACAGGTTCTTTTATGATGAGAACTGAATTAAGAAGATATGAAATAGATATTTTAAATAAAAATAGTGGCTATAAAATTTTGAGCAAACAGAATCTTGAGTTTCCGAGAATAAATCCAGGTTTCTTAACAAAAGAGTACAGATACGTTTATGCAGCAATGCAAAATCAAGAAACTTCAGAAGAGTTTTTTAATGGGTTAGTAAAACTTGATTTAAATAATGATCAAGAAGACATACTTTTACTTGACGAGGGAGAGTATATTTCAGAGCCAATCTTCATTAAAAAGCCTAAAGCGATTGATGAAGATGATGGTGTGATTTTTATTAATGTTTTGGATGCTAAAAAAGATTTATCTTATATTAGTATTTTGAATGCAAAAGATTTAACACTTTTATATAAAGCATATTTACCAATAAAGATACCTTTTTCTTTACATGGTATTTATTTGAAATAA
- a CDS encoding ABC transporter permease: MDKSNRNLRNTLVYLLPFSWFIIFLLVPFIFVLGISFTIPANGTPPVTPILMFKDDTLHFTLYLRNYLELLHYNLIFTALYDSIKVAFITTVLCILIGYPMALALSRAKQNTQIFFLVLIIIPYWTSFLLRTYAWVTLLGNHKLNQFLMSLGFPSMALLYNDFSMYLGMVYCYLPFLVLPLYSTLIKIDPILYDAAEDLGSKPISSFFKITLPLSMPGLISGSLLIFVPAVGEVVVPQIMGGKNTLMIGNIIWEEFFTSNNWGISAAISMLLIIILAIPILWMQRIQAKQTFV, translated from the coding sequence ATGGATAAATCAAATAGGAACTTAAGAAATACTCTGGTTTATTTATTACCATTTTCATGGTTTATTATATTTTTACTTGTACCATTCATATTTGTACTAGGTATAAGCTTTACTATTCCTGCAAATGGAACTCCACCAGTTACTCCTATACTAATGTTTAAAGATGATACTTTACACTTCACTCTCTATCTAAGAAATTATTTAGAGTTACTACACTATAATTTAATTTTTACAGCATTATATGATTCTATAAAAGTAGCTTTCATTACTACTGTATTATGTATTCTGATAGGCTATCCTATGGCTTTAGCTTTATCTAGAGCAAAGCAAAATACTCAGATATTTTTCTTAGTACTTATAATTATCCCTTACTGGACCTCTTTTCTACTTAGAACATATGCTTGGGTAACATTATTGGGAAATCATAAGCTAAACCAGTTCCTTATGAGTTTAGGTTTTCCTAGTATGGCTCTATTATATAATGATTTCTCAATGTACTTAGGCATGGTGTATTGTTACTTACCTTTTTTAGTATTACCTCTTTATAGTACTTTAATTAAAATTGACCCAATCCTATATGATGCTGCTGAAGACTTAGGCTCAAAACCAATTAGCTCTTTCTTTAAAATAACGCTCCCTTTATCGATGCCTGGTCTTATTTCTGGAAGCTTATTAATTTTTGTTCCAGCCGTTGGTGAAGTAGTAGTACCTCAAATCATGGGTGGAAAAAATACACTAATGATAGGAAATATCATTTGGGAGGAGTTTTTCACATCAAATAACTGGGGAATTTCTGCCGCAATATCAATGCTACTAATCATAATCCTTGCAATACCTATTTTATGGATGCAAAGAATACAAGCTAAACAAACTTTTGTTTAG
- a CDS encoding ABC transporter permease gives MKRFNFSNTVLILGIIFLYVPLIILVIFSFSDSAIINLWGGFTLDWYEELADDYDIINAALVSLKIAVLASIISTILGTIVAYAITRFKFFRTRNFLYGLVATPLVLPDIILGVALLLTFSSFQQLIGWPHERGTTTVVIAHVTMCTAYVAIVMQSRIASLDISQEEAALDLGAGPTKTFFFIMLPQLMPALITSALLTFTLSIDDLVITEFVAGSDNPTLPMYIYSTVKNGPTPEINALATIMIAIIIIAVVTGMIILSKLNKNTYGKK, from the coding sequence ATGAAAAGATTTAATTTTAGCAATACAGTTTTAATTTTAGGAATTATCTTTCTCTATGTCCCATTAATAATTTTAGTTATTTTCTCATTTAGTGACTCAGCCATCATCAATCTTTGGGGAGGTTTCACACTTGACTGGTATGAAGAATTAGCTGATGATTATGACATAATAAATGCTGCTCTTGTTAGTTTAAAAATAGCAGTTCTTGCTTCAATCATATCTACCATCTTAGGTACTATTGTTGCTTATGCTATTACTAGATTTAAATTTTTCCGTACAAGAAATTTCTTATATGGTCTGGTTGCCACACCTCTAGTACTACCAGATATTATCCTTGGGGTGGCATTATTACTTACCTTTTCAAGTTTTCAACAACTTATAGGTTGGCCTCATGAAAGAGGCACTACTACTGTTGTTATTGCGCACGTAACTATGTGTACAGCCTATGTGGCAATTGTAATGCAATCTAGAATAGCAAGCCTAGACATATCTCAAGAGGAAGCTGCTCTTGATCTAGGAGCAGGCCCAACTAAGACATTTTTCTTTATTATGCTACCTCAACTAATGCCAGCATTAATAACATCCGCTTTACTTACTTTTACATTATCAATAGATGATCTTGTAATTACCGAATTCGTAGCAGGAAGCGATAACCCTACCTTACCAATGTATATTTACTCAACCGTTAAAAACGGACCTACTCCTGAAATAAATGCTCTAGCAACTATTATGATAGCCATAATAATAATAGCTGTAGTAACTGGTATGATAATCCTTTCAAAACTAAATAAAAATACATATGGAAAGAAATAG
- a CDS encoding EAL domain-containing protein codes for MAEQKSINYFKALEAAVHSIVIIDDRGTILMANKATCKLFGYEPEELVGENVKILMPPKIAGEHDGYLDKYSKTHKASIIGTGREVEAIKKNGQKFKILLSVSEIKDKDKITFLGIIQDLSAQYALENRLKVAYKALETAVHSIVIIDDRGTILMANKATCKLFGYEPEELVSENVKILMPPKIAGEHDGYLDKYSKTHKASIIGTGREVEAIKKNGQKFKILLSVSEIKDKDKITFLGIIQDLSAQYVLENKMQIALQAIEFGIWEWDAESGSVAWDRGMLSLYGIKFREEFNNRYDTWLEKIHPDDREEFDQDMKLAYKEKRSFEKVFRIITPERIKSIQSFVNYLHDGNNNVSKLVGINWDITEKTRLEDYILKISEIQNKYLVGKSLKEIFQEALEHTLIFSNSEYGFIAIYEEGNKDKLNLFLSNIKNKRVQEKSIVFKNVPEILRKTLEEGTDIETDILPKASLNNLSTEYTNIKNYIGITIFDNDKKVVGALGLVNCSSYYMKRMTEFLQPVVSSVGAIMSSNKQYKEIEKLASRDSLTGCYNRHFFEKELNKEFENYIKVEKTFAVLIIDIDNFKKVNDIYGHKIGDTVLREFANRIRRNSRAQEKDLLARLGGDEFVLLCKDVTVSEVKKISQRIIQVSEKPYVIENLSLDCTVCVGAAVYDTKETLSDLMKYADFALYEAKKEKPSICIFSEKTKEKYIQSNNLDNLVNKILKEKSLNIYYQPIINIEDNSCSKIEALIRPSAPLNGIDVLEIIHLIEKNGLAEKLNSIVFDKVFDDLEKIESLKEKIIVSVNVSPVVKDLPSYLSNLCDFIDANSRRVSANIQFELEITESAFMKFSEKELEEAVNKLHEYNIRLAIDDFGVEYSSLNRVVAYSFDTLKIDKSLTDKLRDKDNIAAKSVFKAIFYIAKQIDLDVIIEGVETEEQVDKLYKLGGRYIQGYYFSKPKPLFEIIKRFLI; via the coding sequence ATGGCTGAACAAAAATCAATTAATTATTTCAAAGCACTTGAGGCAGCCGTTCACTCTATTGTTATTATAGACGATAGAGGCACTATTTTAATGGCAAATAAAGCTACTTGTAAGCTATTTGGTTATGAGCCTGAGGAGCTTGTGGGTGAGAATGTAAAGATATTAATGCCACCGAAGATAGCAGGAGAACATGATGGCTATTTAGATAAATATTCCAAAACTCATAAAGCATCTATTATAGGAACTGGTAGAGAAGTAGAAGCAATTAAGAAAAATGGTCAAAAATTTAAAATTCTTCTCTCAGTTAGTGAAATTAAAGATAAAGATAAAATAACTTTTTTAGGAATTATACAAGATCTATCAGCACAATATGCTCTAGAAAACAGGCTTAAAGTAGCATATAAAGCACTTGAAACAGCCGTTCACTCTATTGTTATTATAGATGATAGAGGCACTATTTTAATGGCAAATAAAGCTACTTGTAAGCTATTTGGTTATGAGCCTGAGGAGCTTGTGAGTGAGAATGTAAAGATATTAATGCCACCGAAGATAGCAGGAGAACATGATGGCTATTTAGATAAATATTCCAAAACTCATAAAGCATCTATTATAGGAACGGGTAGAGAAGTAGAGGCGATTAAGAAAAATGGTCAAAAATTTAAGATTCTTCTCTCAGTTAGTGAAATTAAAGATAAAGATAAAATAACTTTTTTAGGAATTATACAAGACCTATCAGCACAGTATGTATTAGAGAATAAAATGCAAATAGCGTTACAAGCTATAGAATTTGGTATATGGGAGTGGGATGCTGAGTCTGGTAGTGTGGCATGGGATAGGGGTATGCTTTCTCTATATGGTATAAAATTTAGAGAAGAGTTTAATAATCGATATGATACGTGGTTAGAGAAGATACATCCTGATGATAGAGAAGAGTTTGATCAGGATATGAAATTAGCATATAAAGAAAAGCGCTCTTTTGAAAAAGTATTTAGAATCATAACACCAGAAAGAATTAAATCGATACAGTCATTTGTTAACTATTTGCATGATGGAAATAATAATGTTTCAAAATTAGTCGGTATTAACTGGGATATTACTGAAAAAACTAGACTTGAGGACTATATATTAAAAATATCAGAAATACAAAATAAGTATTTAGTAGGGAAAAGCTTAAAAGAGATATTTCAAGAAGCTTTAGAACATACTTTAATCTTCTCTAATAGCGAGTATGGATTTATAGCTATTTATGAAGAGGGAAATAAGGACAAATTGAATTTATTCCTATCAAATATAAAAAATAAAAGAGTTCAAGAAAAAAGTATAGTTTTTAAGAATGTGCCAGAGATACTAAGAAAAACGCTAGAAGAAGGAACTGATATTGAGACTGATATTCTTCCTAAAGCTTCTTTAAATAATCTTTCTACAGAATATACAAATATTAAGAATTATATTGGAATTACAATATTTGATAATGATAAGAAAGTAGTTGGAGCATTGGGTTTAGTTAATTGTAGTAGTTATTATATGAAACGAATGACAGAGTTTTTACAACCTGTTGTTAGTTCCGTTGGAGCTATTATGTCATCAAATAAACAATATAAAGAAATAGAAAAACTTGCAAGCAGAGATAGTTTAACGGGATGCTATAATAGACACTTTTTTGAAAAAGAATTAAATAAAGAGTTTGAAAATTATATAAAAGTAGAAAAGACTTTTGCTGTACTTATTATAGATATTGATAACTTTAAAAAGGTTAATGATATTTATGGACATAAAATAGGAGATACAGTTTTAAGAGAATTTGCTAATAGAATACGCAGAAATAGTAGAGCTCAAGAAAAAGACTTGCTTGCTCGACTGGGTGGAGATGAGTTTGTCCTTCTGTGTAAAGATGTAACAGTAAGTGAAGTTAAAAAAATATCTCAAAGAATAATTCAAGTTTCTGAAAAACCTTATGTAATAGAAAATTTAAGCTTAGACTGTACAGTTTGTGTTGGAGCAGCCGTGTATGATACCAAAGAGACTCTAAGTGATTTGATGAAATATGCTGATTTTGCACTTTATGAAGCAAAAAAAGAGAAGCCATCGATTTGTATTTTCTCTGAAAAGACTAAAGAAAAATATATTCAAAGTAATAATCTAGATAATTTAGTTAATAAGATTTTAAAAGAAAAAAGTTTAAATATTTATTATCAGCCAATAATAAATATAGAAGATAATAGTTGTTCAAAGATTGAGGCTTTAATAAGACCGTCAGCTCCATTAAATGGTATTGATGTTCTTGAGATAATACATTTGATAGAAAAAAATGGATTAGCTGAGAAATTGAATTCTATAGTTTTTGATAAAGTTTTTGATGATTTAGAAAAAATAGAAAGTTTAAAAGAAAAAATTATTGTATCTGTAAATGTATCTCCTGTAGTTAAAGACCTCCCTAGTTATCTATCTAATCTTTGTGATTTTATTGATGCTAATAGTAGGAGAGTGTCTGCTAATATTCAATTTGAGCTAGAAATAACAGAATCAGCTTTTATGAAATTTTCCGAAAAAGAATTGGAAGAAGCTGTTAATAAATTACATGAATATAATATAAGATTAGCAATTGATGACTTTGGAGTAGAATATTCATCATTAAATAGGGTAGTTGCTTATAGTTTTGACACATTAAAAATAGATAAATCATTAACAGATAAATTAAGAGATAAAGATAATATTGCAGCAAAGAGTGTTTTTAAAGCTATTTTTTATATTGCCAAACAGATAGATCTGGATGTCATTATTGAAGGAGTTGAAACTGAAGAGCAGGTTGATAAGCTATATAAATTAGGTGGAAGATATATTCAGGGTTATTATTTCTCAAAACCAAAGCCACTTTTTGAAATAATAAAAAGATTTTTAATTTAA
- a CDS encoding HAD-IB family phosphatase, which produces MKNIIFDFDSTLIKGESLEILLEPILAQEPQKLIEIEKITNMGMSGDIDFKTSLEKRLAIAKPTKKAIDDFVKSYCPNIFSKGMVELINKMHKYKYNVWIFSGGLADSIRPFAEHLNIPKENIYAVEVEWGSKGEFIKLNSSNGAAESKTTAMDKIKDKFKKIESIVVGDGYTDYQLYEKGYVDKFVAYAEHAQRENVLAKAKYIAKDSKELEALLF; this is translated from the coding sequence ATGAAAAATATTATTTTTGATTTTGATTCTACTTTGATAAAAGGAGAGTCGTTGGAAATTCTTTTAGAACCAATTTTAGCTCAAGAGCCACAAAAGCTTATTGAAATTGAGAAAATTACAAACATGGGCATGAGTGGTGATATTGACTTTAAAACCTCTTTGGAGAAAAGGCTGGCTATTGCGAAGCCCACTAAAAAGGCAATAGATGATTTTGTTAAATCTTATTGTCCTAATATTTTTTCTAAGGGTATGGTAGAGCTAATAAATAAGATGCACAAATATAAATATAATGTTTGGATATTTAGTGGGGGATTAGCTGATTCTATTAGACCATTCGCTGAACATTTGAATATACCTAAAGAAAATATTTATGCTGTTGAAGTTGAGTGGGGCAGTAAAGGAGAATTTATTAAATTAAATTCAAGTAATGGTGCGGCAGAATCAAAAACTACTGCTATGGATAAAATTAAAGACAAGTTTAAAAAAATCGAAAGTATAGTTGTTGGGGATGGCTATACTGATTATCAGCTTTATGAAAAAGGGTATGTAGATAAATTTGTGGCTTATGCAGAACATGCTCAAAGAGAAAATGTTTTGGCTAAGGCAAAATATATAGCAAAAGACTCTAAAGAGCTTGAAGCTTTATTATTTTAA
- a CDS encoding DUF475 domain-containing protein: MKILKYFYGSIAITILGIIIGVYLFPDNIAATIYTILLLAVLEVSLSFDNAVINAKILNGMSKFWQKMFIVVGLPIAVFGMRLVFPILLVSSTSEFSFLEVVKLATNNPLLYQEILEQSMPLICGFGGAFLLMVFLNFFLSENNEYKWIPIIENNVLVRKIKAYDGGYIVFAITIGFLLVLYAPIQSQGKVALAFLLGVITHEVLGILTSIFNKPQLNTTEIAKNGLMGFIYLEIIDASFSFDGVIGAFAITTNIIIIMIGLGIGAMFVRSLTILFVEKETLSKYIYIEHGAHYAIGFLAIVLILKIFFHIPEWFSGSIGVLILALAFLHSVITNKKLK, translated from the coding sequence GTGAAAATTTTAAAATATTTTTATGGCTCTATAGCTATTACAATCTTAGGAATAATCATCGGCGTTTATCTATTCCCAGACAATATCGCTGCAACAATATATACCATATTATTACTAGCTGTTTTAGAAGTCTCATTAAGTTTTGATAATGCTGTTATTAATGCAAAAATACTAAATGGAATGTCTAAATTTTGGCAAAAAATGTTTATAGTTGTAGGTCTACCAATTGCCGTATTTGGAATGAGACTTGTTTTCCCTATCCTTCTTGTTAGTTCAACAAGTGAATTTAGCTTTCTTGAGGTTGTTAAACTTGCAACCAACAATCCTCTCTTATACCAAGAAATATTAGAACAATCTATGCCTTTAATATGTGGCTTTGGTGGTGCTTTCTTGCTTATGGTATTTTTAAACTTTTTCCTAAGTGAAAACAATGAGTATAAATGGATACCAATTATAGAAAACAACGTTCTAGTAAGAAAAATTAAAGCTTATGATGGAGGATATATTGTTTTTGCTATAACTATAGGTTTTCTCTTAGTACTATACGCACCTATACAGTCTCAAGGAAAAGTTGCTTTAGCATTTTTGTTAGGTGTAATAACTCATGAAGTTTTAGGAATACTAACCTCAATCTTTAACAAACCTCAGCTTAATACTACGGAAATAGCAAAAAATGGCCTTATGGGCTTTATTTATTTAGAAATAATTGATGCTTCTTTCAGTTTCGACGGAGTTATAGGAGCATTCGCTATTACAACAAATATTATAATCATAATGATTGGTCTAGGTATTGGTGCGATGTTTGTTAGATCATTAACTATATTATTTGTTGAAAAAGAAACCCTTTCAAAATATATATATATAGAACATGGCGCCCATTATGCTATTGGATTTTTAGCAATTGTTTTGATTTTGAAAATATTTTTCCACATTCCAGAATGGTTTAGTGGAAGTATTGGGGTACTTATTTTAGCCTTGGCTTTCCTACATTCAGTAATAACAAATAAAAAATTAAAATAA